Proteins co-encoded in one Bremerella sp. TYQ1 genomic window:
- a CDS encoding putative glycoside hydrolase, with translation MLVVSIGQANDARYPEFSWEKVPIAFHFGKSQGLLTQEEAEFVATRSSFVCLEKGHATQTHGSTEAGIEAEAQQLKAFNPKMKVIFYWNAFLDYPMYNAHQVYARHPDWWLKTNKNELDRKKGRLMRYDLSSDEVRNWWTRVAEKAVAEGSCDGIFMDAFPQITSPANRKLWGNEKFDAIQKGLRDLVRETRHAIGEDGLIVFNGIRSTPGRHIGFDFPEADAAMIEHFGHFHSASKETMLQDLLAMQQAAKSGKIVVLKCWPDFSFIDEEAMRKPLSEKHKTAQERLTFPLACFLAAAEKNCYFIYNWGYRLDNGCLEWYPEFDKPLGKPLGEMTRDGWKLSREYQHASVWVDLQSQEAKIEWR, from the coding sequence AGTTGGGAAAAGGTACCGATTGCATTCCACTTCGGAAAAAGTCAAGGCTTGCTAACCCAAGAGGAAGCTGAGTTCGTCGCAACGCGATCTAGCTTCGTCTGCTTGGAGAAAGGGCACGCCACTCAAACGCACGGCAGTACCGAAGCAGGTATCGAAGCCGAGGCACAGCAACTCAAAGCATTCAATCCAAAGATGAAGGTCATTTTCTATTGGAATGCTTTTCTCGACTACCCGATGTATAACGCCCACCAAGTCTATGCTCGACATCCAGATTGGTGGCTCAAGACGAATAAGAATGAACTTGATCGCAAGAAGGGACGCTTAATGCGTTACGATCTTTCGAGTGACGAGGTGAGGAATTGGTGGACCAGAGTCGCCGAGAAAGCCGTGGCCGAGGGAAGTTGTGATGGAATATTCATGGACGCTTTTCCACAAATCACCAGCCCAGCGAATCGCAAGTTGTGGGGCAACGAGAAATTCGACGCGATCCAAAAGGGACTTCGAGATCTGGTTCGAGAGACACGTCACGCGATTGGCGAAGATGGGTTGATCGTTTTCAACGGAATTCGTTCGACTCCCGGAAGACACATCGGATTCGATTTTCCTGAAGCGGACGCGGCTATGATTGAGCACTTTGGTCACTTTCACAGTGCCTCCAAGGAGACGATGCTCCAGGACCTGCTTGCCATGCAACAGGCGGCTAAGTCTGGAAAGATTGTGGTACTCAAATGCTGGCCTGACTTTTCCTTCATAGATGAAGAGGCCATGCGAAAACCATTGTCGGAAAAGCACAAGACCGCCCAAGAACGTTTGACCTTTCCACTCGCCTGCTTTCTGGCTGCGGCCGAGAAGAACTGCTACTTCATCTACAACTGGGGATACCGGCTAGATAACGGATGCCTAGAGTGGTACCCAGAATTCGATAAACCGCTTGGAAAACCACTCGGGGAAATGACGCGTGATGGTTGGAAGCTCAGTCGCGAGTACCAACATGCCTCGGTTTGGGTAGATCTTCAATCCCAGGAAGCCAAGATTGAATGGCGGTAA